A window of candidate division WOR-3 bacterium genomic DNA:
TATTTATTGAATTTTAAATTTTATTTATTTTAAAATTATTTTTTAAATTTTATTTATTTTAAAATTATTATGGAGGTTTAAAATGGAAATTAGGACTTTTGAAATTGAGCCATTTACAAAAGAGCCGTACAGGCTTTTGGATGAAGAAGGTAAACCTCTTTTTGATTTTGAGCCCGAAGATTTTGGTTTATCTAAGGAATTTCTTCTAAGACTCTATAAAGATATTCTTCTGACAAGGGAGATTGATAGAATGGGATGGATTCTTGTAAGGCAGGGAAAGGCTTATTTTTATATTTCTATAGGTGGACAGGAAACTTCTCATGTTGCTTCTTTATATGCACTTGAAAAGGATGACCTTGTTATGCCTTTTTACAGAACTGTTCCTTCTTTACATGTAAGAGGTGCTAAAGTTGAGGAAATTTTTGCTCAGATAATGGGAAGAGCTTCTGATCCTTTAAAAGGTAGACAGATGCCAGGTCATTTTGGAAAAAAAGATTTAAATATTTTTGTTTTGGGTTCACCTGTTGGTCTTGGACATCCAGTTGCTATGGGTATTGCTATGGGAATAAAGTATAAAAAGGAAAATAAAGTAATTATTTCCTATGGAGGAGAAGGTTCAACTTCTGAAGGACATTTTCATTCTGCGATGAATTTTGCTTCTGTTTTTGGTTTACCCTTAATAATTTTTATAGTTAATAATCAGTATGCTATTTCAGTTCCAAGGGTAAAACAAACAGCTTCAGAAACAATTGCCATAAAAGCAAAGGCTTACGGTGCTGAGGGTTACTATATTGATGGAAATGATGCTTTAATTACATATCTTGTAACAAAGAAGTGTGTAAATGAGGCAAGATTAAATAAAAGACCTTTTTTAATTGAAGCAGAAACTTACAGATTTGATCCCCATTCTTCAGCAGACGATGATAAAAAATACAGAAGCAGAGAAGAATTAGAAATGTGGAAAAGAAAGGATGGGCTTTTAAGATTAAAAAAATATTTAGAATATCTTGGTATATGGAATGAGGAAAAGGATGAGTTTTTGAAAAGGGAAATAGAGGAAAAACTTAACAAGATTGTGGAAGAGGTCGAGAAAATTCCTTTTCCTGAACCAAGGGATATGTTTTATGAGGTTTATGTTAAAACTCCATGGTATCTTGAAGAAGAATACTTGGAATTAAAAAAGGAAATGGAGGGGTAAAATGGCTAAAATGACAATAGGTGAAGCATTAAGGAATGCTCTTGATATAAAACTTTATGAGGATGAAAGAGTTTTGGTTTTTGGTGAGGATGTTGGAAAAAAAGGCGGAGTTTTTACAATAACAGAGGGATTGCAGGATAAATATGGAGAAGAAAGGGTTTTTGATACTCCCCTTGATGAGGACGGAATTCTTGGAATGGCAGCAGGACTTGCTTTGTACGGATTAAGACCCGTGGCTGAAATTCAATTTATTGATTTTATATGGCCGGGTTTTGATGTTCTTATTTCTGATATAGCAAAGGAAAGGTTTCGGTCAGGAGGACAGTTCAGTGTTCCACTTGTTATAAGGTCTCCTTACGGTGGAGGAGTAAAAGGCGGTTTATATCATTCGCAGAGTCCTGAGGCAATTTTTGCCCATATTCCGGGGCTTAAAGTGATAATTCCTTCTAATCCTTATGATGCAAAGGGTCTTTTAATTTCAGCAATTGAGGATGAAGATCCTGTTATTTTTCTTGAACCAAAAAAAATTTATTTTGCCTTTAAAGAGGAAGTTCCAGAAGAAAAATACACTGTCCCAATAGGAAAGGCAAAAATTTTAAAGGAAGGAAAAGATTTAACGATTATAAGTTATGGGTATATAATTCATGAGTGCAAGAAAGCAGTGGAAGAATTAGAAAAAGAAGGTATTTCCTGTGAACTTATTGATTTGAGGACAATAATTCCCTTTGACGGAGAGACTATTCTTAATTCAGTGGCAAAGACAGGAAGGGTTATGATAGTTGTTGAGGCTCCAAGAATAAATTCTTTTGCCTCAGAGCTTTCAGCTTTTATTTCTGAAAGGGCTATTTTCTATTTAGATGCACCGATTGTGAGAGTTACTGGCTGGGATACACCTTTTCCCTATATTCTTGAACACCTTTATATGCCTTCTCAAAAGAGAATTTTAAGAGCTGCTAAGAAGCTCCTGGAAGGAGGTTTTTAAATGCCTTTTGTGCTTAAATTACCTGAGATTGCTGAAAGTGTTGTTGAGGGAGAAATTTTAAAGTGGCTTAAAAAGGAAGGTGAATTTGTTAAAAAGAATGAACCCATTGTTGAAGTTGAAACTCAAAAAGTAACAGTTGAAATTCCCTCTCCCTTTGAAGGTATTTTATACAAGATACTTGAAAAAGAAGGGAATGTTGTAGAAGTGGGTAAACCTATAGCAATTATGATTGAAAAGGGAGAAAAAGTAGAAGGTGAAATAGAACTTAGTGCTTCTTCGGAAGAAAAAGAAGAAAGTATAGTTTCCCCTGTTACAAATTTAGAAAAGGAAAAAATAAAAACACCTTTTTATGTAGAGGAAAAAGTGAAATTACCTCTTGAACCACCTTATATAAAAGGAAAAGTCCTTGCGACTCCTTCAGCAAGAAAGCTTGCAAGGGAGCTTGGAATTGATTTAAGTAAAATAGCTTTTGAGAAAAAGAGAATATTTAAAAAGGATGTTTTAGAAATTAAAGAAAAACTTGAAAAAGAAAAAGCTAAAGAAAAATTTGAAGCTGAAAAAGAGGTAATTCCACTTAGAGGTTTAAGGAGGGAAATAGCACAAAGACTTAGAGAATCTAAATCAAAAGCGGTTCATACTCTGCATGTTGATGAGGCAGATTTAACAGAGCTTGTTAAATTAAGAGAAAAAATGAAGGAACTTGCGGAAAAGGAGGGTGTTAAACTTACCTTTATGCCCTTTGTAATAAAAGCTTCAGTTTCAGCTTTAAAAAAACATCCATATGTAAATGCCACATTTGATGATGAAAAGAGTGAAATAGTTTTGCATAAAGAATATAACATTGGTGTTGCAGTTGCTACAGAACAGGGTCTTATTGTTCCAGTTGTTAAAAATTGTGAAAGAAAAAGTCTTTTAGATATTGCAAGGGAAATATCTATACTATCTGAAAAAGCAAGAAAAAGGGAGCTAAACTTGGAAGATGTTCAGGGAGGCACTTTTTCAATAACTAATATAGGTTCTATAGGGGGTCTATTTTCTTTTCCTGTTATAAACTATCCACAGGTAGCAATTCTTGGATTTCATTCCATAAAAAAGAGACCGGTTGTAAATGAAAAGGGTGAAATTGTAATAAGGGATATGGTTTATCTTTCTCTTTCCTTTGATCACAGAGTAATAGATGGTGCTGAAGCTGCACTTTTTATGAAGGATTTAATAAAATATTTAGAAACTCCGGAACTTTTATTTCTTGAAAGCATTTAGAGTAATATTTTAAAATTCTCTATTTAATCTTAAAATTTCAGGAGGTAAAAAATGGATTATAAAACAATTGTTATAGGAGCAGGCCCCGGAGGGTATGTTTGTGCAATAAGACTTAGTCAACTTGGGATTAAAACTCTTGTTGTAGATAAAAATTATATAGGTGGTGTTTGTTTAAATGTCGGATGTATTCCTACAAAGGCTTTAATTCATGCTGCTCATATTATAGAATCAAATGAAAAGGCAAAAAAGGAGATTGGATTTAATTTTTCCGACTTCAGTTATGATATAGAAAAATTGAGGGAATGGAAAGATAAAATTGTAAAAAGACTTGTTACAGGTATTATGAGTTTATGGAAATCTTATAATGTTGATTTTATAAAGGGTGAAGCGATTTTTGATTCTGATAAAAAGATAAAAGTTAAAACAGAAGAAGGTGAAATAAAGGAGTTTACGGTTGAAAACATAGTAATAGCAACAGGTTCCAGTCCCTTTATACTTAAGGGGTTTGAACCTGATGGTGAATTTATCTGGACAAGTGATGATGCAGTTTCTTTAAAGAAAGTTCCTGAAAAACTTTTAATACTTGGAGGTGGAGCAATAGGTCTTGAATTTGCTTATGTTTATAAAAATCTGGGAAGTGATGTTGAGGTAATTGAGCTTATGGATCAAATTTTACCTGGAATGGATAAAGAAATGGCTCAGGAATTAACAAAGATTCTTAAAAGAAAAGGAATAAAGATTTTCACTGAAAGAAGGGCAAAGGAAGTTTCAGTTAAAAATAAAAAGGTAAACTTACTTGTTGATTATAAGGATAAAGAAGAAGTTTATGAAGGTGATGTATTACTTATCTCTATTGGAAGAAAACCAAATTCAAGAATAGAAGGTATTGAAAAACTTGGTTTAAAAATAAATGAAAAGGGTTTTATACAAGTTGATAAAAAAAGAAGAGCAAATGAAAAGGGTATATATGCAATTGGAGATGTAGCTGAACCACCACTTTTAGCACATAAGGCTTCAAGGGAAGGTATTGTTGCAGCAGAGGTTATAAAAGGACTTAATTCCGAGTTTGATCCAAGATGTATTCCTTCTGTTGTCTATACAATTCCTGAGTTTGCATCCTGTGGAATGACAGAAGAGGAGGCAAGGAATAAGGGAATTGATGTAGAAATTGGGAGATTTCCTTTAATTGCAAGTGGAAGGGCTTTAACTTATGGGGAAAATATGGGGCTTGCAAAGATAATAGTGAATAAAGAAAATGATGAAGTTATAGGAGTTCATATAATTTCTCCTGAAGCATCTTCTTTAATTGGAGAAGGAGCTCTTGCTATTGAAATGGGTGCTACTTCAGAGGATATAGGTCTAACAATTCATCCTCACCCAACTTTCAGTGAAATATTAATGGAAGCAGCAGAAAATGTTCATAAAAGAGCAATTCATATTTTAAATAGATAAAGGAGGTAAAATTTATGGAAATTTTAACAGTTCAAACAAGGGAAAGAGAACAATATGTTGAAATTACCGAGGAGATTAGAAAAATTATTAAAAATAAGAAGTTTGAAAAAGGTATATTATTTTTATATGTTCCCCATACAACTTGTGGTATAACTGTTAATGAGAGTTATGACCCTGCTGTTGCTCAGGATATAATGCATTCTCTTCATCTTATTGCACCGCCAAAAGGTCCTTACAAACATACAGAGGGTAATGCAGATGCTCATGTAAAGACAACTATAACTGGAAACAGTTTATTTTTATTTGTTGAAGATGGTGATCTTGTTCTTGGAAAGTGGCAGGGGGTTTTTTTAGCAGAATATGATGGTCCGAGAACAAGAAAAGTTTATTTAAAATTTTTTAAGGAGTTTTGATGATGAAAAGAATTTTTAATTTAGGAGATCTTAAATTAATACATTTATCTTTTGGAACATTTAAACTTGATGGGGGGGCAATGTTTGGTGTTGTTCCTAAGGTTTTATGGTCAAAAAGCATAAAACCTGATAGGAATAACAGGATAACACTTGGTTTAAATCCCCTTTTAGTAATAGGTAAGGATTTTAAACTTTTAATAGATAATGGAACTGGTAATAAATATTCTGAAAAGGAATTTGAAATTTATGGAATTAAATTAAAAAGTGATCCCTTTAAAATTTATGGAATAAAGAAAGAAGAAATAACTCATGTTGTTTTGACTCATTTACATTTTGATCATGCTGGTGGTTCAACAGAGTATGTTGATGATAAACTATCTATTTCTTATCCAAATGCAATTTTTTATGTCCAGAAGAAAGAATTTGAAGATGCGATGAATCCAAATGAAAGGACAAGGGCTTCTTATAAAAAAGAAAACTTTGAGCCTATTTATATAGAAGGAAAACTTTTTTTAATAGATGGTGATATGGAAATTTTACCTGGTATAAAACTCATTCATACAGGTGGACACACACGGGGACATCAATTTGTTTTGATAGAAAGTAAAGGTGAAAAGGCAATTTATTTTGGTGATATAGTTCCGACAAGTTATCATGTTCCGCTTCCCTATATAATGGGATATGATACATTCCCTCTTTTAACACTTGAGGTTAGAAGAAAATATTATGAATTAGCATCAAAGGAAAAGTGGCTTACTTTTTTTGAACATGACCCTATCCCAAGAGCAGGTTTAATAAAAGAAAATGATGGTAAATATTTTTTTGAGGAAATAAAACCTTGAAAGTTTTTATTTTAGGAGCAGGTAGGTGGGGAACAGCACTTTCCTATATATGTTCTTTTAATTTTGAAAAAGTTTATTTATGGGATAAAAATTCTTTAATTCTTGAAAGTATAAGTAAAGAGAGGAGAAATCCTATTTATTTTAATTTTTTTAAATATCCTGAAAAAGTAGTTCCCTCTTTTGATTTAGAAAAATGTATTAACGATTCAGATGTTTTTATTTCTGCCATTCCAACACAGTATGTAAGAGGTGTTTGGGAAGAGTTAGAAAGGTTTATAAAAAAACCAAAAATTATAATCTCAGCTTCAAAGGGACTTGAAATTAAAAAACTTGAAAGACCAAGTGAGATAATAAGGGAGGTTTTAAAGAGAAAGGCTAAAAAAATTTTTGTTTTATCAGGTCCAAACTTTGCAGAAGAAGTTATAAGAAATGTTCCTTCCCTTACTGTTCTTGCAGGTCCAGAAGGAGATGAGATAAAAAAACTTCAAAAATTACTTACAACTTTCTTTTTTAGAGTTTATATTTCCCATGACATAAAAGGTGTTGAACTGGGAGGAGCATTAAAAAATGTTTATGCTATAGGAGCTGGAATACTTGATGGACTCAATTTAGGTTTAAATGCAAGGGCAGCTTTTTTAACAAGGTCTCTTGTTGAAATGTCAAGATTTGGGAAGGAATTTGGTGCAAGGTCCCATACTTTTTCAGGGCTCTCAGGACTTGGAGACCTTCTTTTAACTGCAACAGGTGATCTATCAAGAAATAGAAATTTTGGAATTTTAATTGGAAAAGGTGAGAGTATAGAGGAATCTCTTAAAAAAATTAAAACTGTTGAAGGTTT
This region includes:
- a CDS encoding thiamine pyrophosphate-dependent dehydrogenase E1 component subunit alpha, which encodes MEIRTFEIEPFTKEPYRLLDEEGKPLFDFEPEDFGLSKEFLLRLYKDILLTREIDRMGWILVRQGKAYFYISIGGQETSHVASLYALEKDDLVMPFYRTVPSLHVRGAKVEEIFAQIMGRASDPLKGRQMPGHFGKKDLNIFVLGSPVGLGHPVAMGIAMGIKYKKENKVIISYGGEGSTSEGHFHSAMNFASVFGLPLIIFIVNNQYAISVPRVKQTASETIAIKAKAYGAEGYYIDGNDALITYLVTKKCVNEARLNKRPFLIEAETYRFDPHSSADDDKKYRSREELEMWKRKDGLLRLKKYLEYLGIWNEEKDEFLKREIEEKLNKIVEEVEKIPFPEPRDMFYEVYVKTPWYLEEEYLELKKEMEG
- a CDS encoding alpha-ketoacid dehydrogenase subunit beta, which encodes MAKMTIGEALRNALDIKLYEDERVLVFGEDVGKKGGVFTITEGLQDKYGEERVFDTPLDEDGILGMAAGLALYGLRPVAEIQFIDFIWPGFDVLISDIAKERFRSGGQFSVPLVIRSPYGGGVKGGLYHSQSPEAIFAHIPGLKVIIPSNPYDAKGLLISAIEDEDPVIFLEPKKIYFAFKEEVPEEKYTVPIGKAKILKEGKDLTIISYGYIIHECKKAVEELEKEGISCELIDLRTIIPFDGETILNSVAKTGRVMIVVEAPRINSFASELSAFISERAIFYLDAPIVRVTGWDTPFPYILEHLYMPSQKRILRAAKKLLEGGF
- a CDS encoding dihydrolipoamide acetyltransferase family protein; this encodes MPFVLKLPEIAESVVEGEILKWLKKEGEFVKKNEPIVEVETQKVTVEIPSPFEGILYKILEKEGNVVEVGKPIAIMIEKGEKVEGEIELSASSEEKEESIVSPVTNLEKEKIKTPFYVEEKVKLPLEPPYIKGKVLATPSARKLARELGIDLSKIAFEKKRIFKKDVLEIKEKLEKEKAKEKFEAEKEVIPLRGLRREIAQRLRESKSKAVHTLHVDEADLTELVKLREKMKELAEKEGVKLTFMPFVIKASVSALKKHPYVNATFDDEKSEIVLHKEYNIGVAVATEQGLIVPVVKNCERKSLLDIAREISILSEKARKRELNLEDVQGGTFSITNIGSIGGLFSFPVINYPQVAILGFHSIKKRPVVNEKGEIVIRDMVYLSLSFDHRVIDGAEAALFMKDLIKYLETPELLFLESI
- the lpdA gene encoding dihydrolipoyl dehydrogenase codes for the protein MDYKTIVIGAGPGGYVCAIRLSQLGIKTLVVDKNYIGGVCLNVGCIPTKALIHAAHIIESNEKAKKEIGFNFSDFSYDIEKLREWKDKIVKRLVTGIMSLWKSYNVDFIKGEAIFDSDKKIKVKTEEGEIKEFTVENIVIATGSSPFILKGFEPDGEFIWTSDDAVSLKKVPEKLLILGGGAIGLEFAYVYKNLGSDVEVIELMDQILPGMDKEMAQELTKILKRKGIKIFTERRAKEVSVKNKKVNLLVDYKDKEEVYEGDVLLISIGRKPNSRIEGIEKLGLKINEKGFIQVDKKRRANEKGIYAIGDVAEPPLLAHKASREGIVAAEVIKGLNSEFDPRCIPSVVYTIPEFASCGMTEEEARNKGIDVEIGRFPLIASGRALTYGENMGLAKIIVNKENDEVIGVHIISPEASSLIGEGALAIEMGATSEDIGLTIHPHPTFSEILMEAAENVHKRAIHILNR
- a CDS encoding secondary thiamine-phosphate synthase enzyme YjbQ produces the protein MEILTVQTREREQYVEITEEIRKIIKNKKFEKGILFLYVPHTTCGITVNESYDPAVAQDIMHSLHLIAPPKGPYKHTEGNADAHVKTTITGNSLFLFVEDGDLVLGKWQGVFLAEYDGPRTRKVYLKFFKEF
- a CDS encoding MBL fold metallo-hydrolase, whose amino-acid sequence is MKRIFNLGDLKLIHLSFGTFKLDGGAMFGVVPKVLWSKSIKPDRNNRITLGLNPLLVIGKDFKLLIDNGTGNKYSEKEFEIYGIKLKSDPFKIYGIKKEEITHVVLTHLHFDHAGGSTEYVDDKLSISYPNAIFYVQKKEFEDAMNPNERTRASYKKENFEPIYIEGKLFLIDGDMEILPGIKLIHTGGHTRGHQFVLIESKGEKAIYFGDIVPTSYHVPLPYIMGYDTFPLLTLEVRRKYYELASKEKWLTFFEHDPIPRAGLIKENDGKYFFEEIKP
- a CDS encoding NAD(P)H-dependent glycerol-3-phosphate dehydrogenase, encoding MKVFILGAGRWGTALSYICSFNFEKVYLWDKNSLILESISKERRNPIYFNFFKYPEKVVPSFDLEKCINDSDVFISAIPTQYVRGVWEELERFIKKPKIIISASKGLEIKKLERPSEIIREVLKRKAKKIFVLSGPNFAEEVIRNVPSLTVLAGPEGDEIKKLQKLLTTFFFRVYISHDIKGVELGGALKNVYAIGAGILDGLNLGLNARAAFLTRSLVEMSRFGKEFGARSHTFSGLSGLGDLLLTATGDLSRNRNFGILIGKGESIEESLKKIKTVEGFYTLKPYVKLAEKKGIYIPIAKKLYEVLYDKKDLKIAIKELMDRPLKYEDVPGFV